A single genomic interval of Streptomyces graminofaciens harbors:
- a CDS encoding dipeptide/oligopeptide/nickel ABC transporter permease/ATP-binding protein yields the protein MTTVEAPPKARSRARINPFAGIWRRPVAAASLVVVAGISVAVILAPLLAPHPPLAQDLLHTLSGPSADHPLGTDVLGRDVLSRLLYGGRPTLVGVGVAVLVYAVFGMSLGMLAGYLRGWTDRVIVAVLDIMLSVPAVIITLAVLAIFYQSNVAAMLTLGFFASAGLARIIRSSCIALREELFVDAARVSGLGPARIMARHILPRLTGQLLVPIFLFSGNALAIQTGLGFLGLATPAPAPSWGGMVGEAAQIMQQDPYLLFVSGGVIGLMSLSFGLVGDGLRDLEQDRRQATGGRLRRPVPATASQESAGPSDGAVLADGAVLAVRDYSIAFATAQEPRTVVDSIGFTVRPGEIFGLVGESGSGKTVTGLSLLGLLPSNGAVTSGSAWLAGTRITGLPERELQNIRGGDIALVSQEPMVALDPYFTIGSQLAEVIRRTGDVPGGKDAVRQRIRELLTSVHLRDPDDVARRHPHELSGGMLQRVIIAMALAGSPKVLIADEPTTALDVTVQAGILDLLRSLRDEHGMAIILITHDLGVVADSCDRAIVMEQGRIVEEGSVEDIFYRPRHPYTKKLIESTPSIARTEGRIA from the coding sequence ATGACCACTGTCGAGGCGCCTCCGAAGGCGCGATCGCGGGCGAGGATCAACCCCTTCGCCGGGATATGGCGCCGTCCCGTCGCCGCCGCATCGCTCGTCGTGGTCGCCGGGATCAGCGTCGCGGTGATCCTCGCCCCGCTCCTGGCACCGCACCCGCCGCTGGCGCAGGACCTGCTCCACACTCTGTCCGGTCCGTCGGCGGACCATCCGCTGGGCACCGACGTCCTCGGCCGCGACGTGCTGAGCCGGCTGCTCTACGGCGGACGGCCGACCCTGGTCGGGGTGGGGGTGGCCGTACTGGTCTACGCCGTTTTCGGCATGTCGCTGGGCATGCTGGCCGGCTACCTGCGCGGCTGGACCGACCGGGTCATCGTCGCCGTGCTGGACATCATGCTCTCGGTCCCCGCGGTCATCATCACGCTCGCCGTCCTCGCGATCTTCTACCAGAGCAACGTCGCCGCCATGCTCACGCTCGGCTTCTTCGCCTCCGCGGGCCTCGCCCGGATCATCCGCAGCTCATGCATCGCGCTGCGCGAGGAACTGTTCGTGGACGCCGCCAGGGTGTCCGGGCTCGGCCCGGCACGGATCATGGCACGACACATCCTCCCCCGGCTGACAGGGCAGTTGCTGGTCCCGATCTTCCTCTTCTCCGGCAACGCCCTCGCCATCCAGACCGGCCTCGGATTCCTCGGACTGGCCACGCCCGCGCCCGCCCCGAGCTGGGGCGGCATGGTCGGAGAGGCCGCGCAGATCATGCAGCAGGACCCTTACCTGCTGTTCGTCTCCGGTGGCGTGATCGGCCTCATGTCCCTGTCCTTCGGGCTGGTCGGCGATGGGCTGCGTGACCTCGAACAGGACCGGCGGCAGGCCACGGGTGGCCGATTGCGGCGGCCGGTTCCCGCAACGGCCTCCCAGGAATCCGCAGGGCCGTCGGACGGAGCGGTACTCGCGGACGGAGCGGTACTCGCCGTGCGCGACTACTCGATCGCCTTCGCCACCGCGCAGGAGCCGCGTACGGTGGTCGACTCCATCGGCTTCACGGTCCGCCCCGGTGAGATCTTCGGTCTCGTCGGCGAATCCGGCAGCGGTAAGACGGTGACGGGCCTGTCCCTGCTCGGACTGCTCCCGTCCAACGGGGCCGTGACGAGCGGCTCGGCATGGCTGGCCGGCACCCGGATCACCGGCCTGCCGGAACGGGAACTACAGAACATCCGAGGCGGCGACATCGCCCTGGTGTCCCAGGAACCCATGGTGGCGCTCGACCCGTACTTCACCATCGGCTCCCAACTGGCCGAGGTCATCCGGCGCACCGGTGACGTGCCGGGCGGAAAGGACGCCGTCCGGCAGCGGATCCGTGAACTGCTGACCAGCGTCCACCTGCGCGACCCGGACGACGTCGCGCGCCGGCATCCGCACGAACTGTCCGGCGGCATGCTCCAGCGCGTCATCATCGCCATGGCACTGGCCGGGTCACCGAAGGTACTGATCGCCGACGAACCCACCACGGCACTGGACGTGACCGTGCAGGCGGGAATCCTGGACCTGCTGCGCTCGCTGCGCGACGAGCACGGCATGGCGATCATCCTGATCACGCACGACCTGGGGGTGGTGGCCGACAGCTGCGACCGCGCGATCGTGATGGAGCAGGGCCGGATCGTGGAGGAGGGCTCGGTCGAGGACATCTTCTACCGGCCCCGGCACCCGTACACGAAGAAGCTCATCGAGAGCACACCCAGCATCGCTCGTACCGAGGGCAGGATCGCGTGA
- a CDS encoding ABC transporter ATP-binding protein, producing MTGTSVLQIDGLAVRYPTRGFRKPPTTVIEDVSFEVGRAETVALVGESGSGKTTIGRAVLGLTPVSGGRVVLDGRDITHLTGRARRLLSSDLQAIFQNPYGSLNPALPVGRTLAEPLLSGSTRSRHEVREHISELLRRVGLPEDAADRYPAQFSGGQRQRVAIARAVARQPKLIICDEPTSALDVTTQAAALELLSELQDTLGCAYLFITHDLAVVKEFAARTLVLQHGRIVEEGRSTDVCDRPQHAYTQRLVAAAPVPDPIAQRNRRDQRLAVEATS from the coding sequence GTGACCGGAACATCCGTACTCCAGATCGACGGCCTCGCGGTCCGCTACCCGACCCGTGGCTTCCGCAAGCCCCCGACCACCGTCATCGAGGACGTGTCGTTCGAGGTCGGCCGCGCCGAGACGGTCGCCCTGGTGGGCGAGTCCGGCTCGGGCAAGACCACCATCGGCAGAGCGGTACTGGGCCTCACCCCGGTCAGCGGCGGACGCGTGGTGCTGGACGGGCGGGACATCACCCATCTCACCGGCCGTGCCCGCCGCCTGCTGTCCTCCGACCTCCAGGCGATCTTCCAGAATCCGTACGGGTCGCTCAACCCCGCGCTGCCGGTGGGCCGGACGCTGGCCGAGCCCCTGCTCTCCGGTTCGACCCGGTCACGCCACGAAGTGCGGGAGCACATCAGCGAGTTGCTCCGCCGCGTCGGCCTGCCGGAGGACGCGGCCGACCGCTATCCGGCCCAGTTCAGCGGAGGTCAGCGCCAGCGCGTCGCCATCGCCCGGGCGGTCGCCCGGCAGCCCAAGCTCATCATCTGCGACGAGCCGACCAGCGCCCTCGACGTCACCACCCAGGCCGCCGCCCTGGAACTCCTCTCCGAACTCCAGGACACACTGGGCTGCGCGTATCTGTTCATCACCCACGACCTCGCCGTCGTCAAGGAGTTCGCCGCGCGCACCCTGGTTCTGCAGCACGGGCGCATCGTGGAAGAGGGACGCAGCACCGACGTGTGCGACCGGCCGCAGCACGCGTACACCCAGCGGCTGGTGGCAGCCGCCCCCGTCCCCGACCCGATCGCCCAGCGCAACCGCCGTGACCAGCGACTGGCTGTGGAAGCGACCTCATGA
- a CDS encoding TetR/AcrR family transcriptional regulator: MEAPGCIAADAERADAARNRARLREAARSLVGEHGAERVTMEAVAREAGVGKGTLFRRFGDRDGLLVALLRDAGVGGDHDMLAHAMLALTTIETADYLGGECDIPVEGLQASRPPGHLGGPTTGDPTGRAGPSADVTPVGCGMWDPVVGSTVQSATAAAADLS; this comes from the coding sequence ATGGAAGCACCGGGCTGCATCGCCGCCGACGCCGAACGAGCCGATGCCGCCCGCAACCGCGCCCGGCTGCGGGAGGCCGCCCGCAGCCTGGTCGGTGAGCACGGCGCGGAACGCGTGACCATGGAAGCGGTCGCGAGAGAGGCCGGCGTGGGAAAGGGCACCCTCTTCCGCCGGTTCGGTGACCGGGACGGCCTCCTGGTCGCACTCCTCCGGGACGCGGGAGTCGGCGGCGACCACGACATGCTCGCCCACGCCATGCTCGCCCTCACGACCATCGAGACGGCGGACTATCTGGGCGGCGAGTGCGACATCCCCGTGGAAGGCCTCCAGGCCTCCAGGCCTCCAGGCCACCTGGGCGGACCTACGACTGGTGACCCGACCGGACGGGCGGGACCGAGTGCCGACGTGACGCCGGTCGGATGTGGGATGTGGGATCCGGTGGTCGGGTCGACTGTCCAGAGCGCGACAGCAGCCGCCGCCGATCTGTCATGA
- a CDS encoding beta-galactosidase — protein MSTERHLRLPGIAYGGDYNPEQWPEEVWAEDMRLMREAGVNMVSVGIFSWALLEPAEGEYDFSRMDRILDLLHENGIAADVATPTAAPPAWFFKTHPEALPVDRDGRTLSYGSRQTFCPSSPAYRTAALRISTAVAERYADHPAVAMWHIHNEYGCHNPECYCDTSAASFRKWLRAKYGDDLDALNHAWGTTFWSQWYYSWDEILPPRATAAPPNPTHQLDWRRFCSDELLSLCTAEREVLRQAAPHLPATTNFMVLRTFDSLDYWRWAPELDILSNDHYLMSDDPEAEIDIALNGDLMRSLAGAPWLLMEHSTGAVNWQPVNRAKNPGEMRRNALAHVAHGADGVLFFQWRAAKAGAEQWHSAMLPHAGTDSQIWQDVVRLGADLRALGEVRGSTHAARVAIVWDWDARWALELPSQPSGELRFQDLVRDWYTPLWRAGVAVDFVRPDAPDLDSYRLVLAPSLYLVDDTGANRLAAYVERGGTLAVGFHSGAVDENCHVRLGGYPGAFREILGVRGDEPFPLLPHQSVGLTGRVPQGATADLWTERLRLTGAEAVATYADGPLAGVPAITRHAYGSGTAWYVATHPDPATLSAVLEHLRREADVRPEHEAPAGIEVVRRRGAKADYLFLIDHAGQGAEIPAEGVELLTGKPVVGTVTVPEGGVAVVREPRSTSSGE, from the coding sequence GTGAGCACTGAACGCCACCTTCGTCTGCCCGGCATCGCCTACGGTGGCGACTACAACCCCGAGCAGTGGCCCGAGGAGGTCTGGGCCGAGGACATGCGCCTGATGCGCGAGGCCGGGGTGAACATGGTCAGCGTCGGCATCTTCTCCTGGGCACTGCTGGAGCCCGCGGAGGGCGAGTACGACTTCTCCCGCATGGACCGCATCCTGGACCTGCTCCACGAGAACGGCATCGCCGCCGACGTCGCCACCCCGACGGCCGCCCCGCCCGCATGGTTCTTCAAGACCCACCCGGAGGCACTCCCGGTCGACCGGGACGGCCGCACCCTGTCGTACGGCAGCCGCCAGACCTTCTGCCCCAGCAGCCCCGCCTACCGCACGGCCGCGCTGCGTATCTCGACGGCAGTCGCGGAGCGATACGCCGACCACCCGGCGGTCGCCATGTGGCACATCCACAACGAGTACGGCTGCCACAACCCCGAGTGCTACTGCGACACCAGCGCGGCTTCCTTCAGGAAGTGGCTGCGGGCGAAGTACGGCGACGACCTCGACGCCCTCAACCACGCCTGGGGCACCACCTTCTGGAGCCAGTGGTACTACTCCTGGGACGAGATCCTGCCGCCCCGCGCCACCGCGGCCCCGCCGAACCCCACCCACCAGCTCGACTGGCGCCGCTTCTGCTCCGACGAGCTGCTGTCGCTGTGCACCGCCGAACGCGAGGTGCTCCGGCAGGCCGCTCCGCACCTCCCGGCCACGACCAACTTCATGGTGCTGCGCACCTTCGACTCCCTGGACTACTGGCGTTGGGCACCGGAGCTGGACATCCTCTCCAACGATCACTACCTGATGTCCGACGACCCGGAGGCCGAGATCGACATCGCCCTCAACGGCGACCTCATGCGGTCTCTCGCGGGCGCCCCATGGCTGCTGATGGAGCATTCGACCGGCGCCGTCAACTGGCAACCCGTCAACCGTGCCAAGAACCCGGGCGAGATGCGCCGCAACGCCCTCGCCCATGTCGCCCACGGTGCCGACGGCGTCCTCTTCTTCCAGTGGCGCGCGGCCAAGGCGGGTGCCGAGCAGTGGCACTCGGCGATGCTGCCGCACGCGGGCACGGACAGCCAGATCTGGCAGGACGTCGTACGACTCGGTGCCGACCTGCGCGCACTGGGCGAAGTCCGCGGCAGCACGCACGCCGCCCGGGTCGCCATCGTCTGGGACTGGGACGCCCGTTGGGCCCTGGAACTGCCCTCCCAGCCCAGCGGCGAACTCCGCTTCCAGGATCTGGTGAGGGACTGGTACACACCGCTGTGGCGGGCCGGTGTCGCGGTCGACTTCGTGCGCCCCGACGCCCCCGATCTCGACTCCTACCGGCTCGTCCTCGCCCCCAGCCTGTATCTGGTCGACGACACGGGCGCGAACCGTCTCGCCGCCTACGTCGAACGGGGCGGCACCCTGGCCGTGGGCTTCCACAGCGGCGCGGTCGACGAGAACTGCCATGTGCGGCTGGGCGGTTACCCGGGCGCCTTCCGTGAGATCCTCGGCGTGCGCGGCGACGAGCCGTTCCCCCTGCTGCCCCACCAGTCGGTCGGTCTGACCGGCCGGGTCCCGCAGGGCGCGACCGCCGACCTCTGGACGGAACGCCTCCGGCTCACCGGGGCGGAGGCCGTCGCCACATACGCCGACGGACCGCTGGCCGGCGTCCCGGCGATCACCCGCCACGCGTACGGAAGCGGAACCGCCTGGTACGTCGCCACCCACCCGGACCCCGCAACCCTGTCCGCCGTCCTGGAACACCTCCGCCGAGAAGCGGACGTGCGCCCGGAACACGAGGCGCCGGCCGGCATCGAGGTGGTGCGACGGCGTGGCGCCAAAGCCGACTACCTCTTCCTGATCGACCACGCCGGCCAGGGGGCCGAGATCCCCGCCGAAGGGGTCGAACTCCTCACCGGCAAACCGGTTGTCGGCACGGTCACCGTCCCCGAGGGCGGCGTCGCCGTGGTCCGCGAGCCGAGGTCCACCTCCAGCGGAGAGTGA
- a CDS encoding carbohydrate ABC transporter permease — protein MSTTAATGALKERTSVRPARILLHVFLAGTALAWLAPMLWALYAALRPYGETSTKGYVSWPDRLSLDNFTNAFTQSDMTHYFVNTLVIAVPAVLLTLFLSSMVAFYVSRFDFRVNLALLLVFTAGNLLPQQVIITPLYRMYLLIDLPGITMSGKLYDSALGLVLIHVAFQSGFCAFVLANYMRSLPHELTEAALVDGASVWRLYWQIVLPLCRPAMAALATLLSIWIYNDFFWALVLISTGENMPITSALNNLSGQYFTDPNLVAAGALLTAIPTLIVYFLLQRQFVSGLTLGANKG, from the coding sequence GTGAGCACCACCGCCGCCACCGGCGCTCTCAAGGAGCGCACGTCCGTCCGCCCCGCCCGGATCCTGCTGCACGTCTTCCTCGCCGGTACGGCACTGGCGTGGCTGGCGCCCATGCTGTGGGCCCTCTACGCGGCCTTGCGCCCCTACGGCGAGACCAGTACCAAGGGCTATGTCTCCTGGCCCGACAGGCTGAGCCTGGACAACTTCACGAACGCGTTCACGCAGTCGGACATGACGCACTACTTTGTGAACACCCTCGTCATCGCCGTCCCGGCGGTCCTGCTGACGCTGTTCCTGTCCTCGATGGTCGCCTTCTACGTCAGCCGCTTCGACTTCCGGGTCAACCTGGCGCTGCTCCTGGTCTTCACGGCCGGCAACCTGCTCCCCCAGCAGGTCATCATCACCCCGCTGTACCGCATGTACCTGCTCATCGACCTGCCCGGCATCACGATGAGCGGCAAGCTGTACGACTCCGCGCTCGGCCTGGTCCTGATCCACGTGGCGTTCCAGTCCGGCTTCTGCGCCTTCGTGCTCGCCAACTACATGCGCTCCCTGCCGCACGAGCTGACCGAGGCCGCCCTCGTCGACGGCGCGTCGGTGTGGCGCCTGTACTGGCAGATCGTGCTGCCGCTGTGCCGCCCGGCCATGGCAGCCCTGGCCACCCTGCTCTCCATCTGGATCTACAACGACTTCTTCTGGGCCCTCGTGCTGATCTCCACCGGTGAGAACATGCCGATCACCTCGGCGCTCAACAACCTCTCCGGCCAGTACTTCACCGACCCCAACCTGGTCGCCGCCGGCGCCCTGCTCACCGCGATCCCCACCCTGATCGTCTACTTCCTGCTCCAGCGCCAGTTCGTGAGCGGTCTGACCCTGGGCGCCAACAAGGGCTGA
- a CDS encoding carbohydrate ABC transporter permease, whose translation MSTDINAKSSEAAAVPLPSGRPPENKRVPQGHRRLLTRRDRVTLAFMAGVPTVLHVALVWFTALASIALAFTTWDGIGFDSIKWVGLDNFKELFSTNPQFWPAVEHNIVWFVVLILIPTPLGLFLAVQLDKKIRFSRVYQTAFFLPVVMSLAVIGFVWQLVYNPDTGLINSVIGANKPGHYIDWIGDPDLNLWAVLVAASWRHAGYMMILYLAGLKGVDPSLREASSLDGANEWQTFKNVIFPTLRPTNTIVLVVTIIEALRAFDLVWVFNGGAQGTELLSILVTDNIVGESSRIGYGSAIAVVLLLISLVVIIPYLVSTFRKERQA comes from the coding sequence ATGAGCACCGACATCAACGCGAAGAGCTCGGAGGCGGCCGCCGTGCCGCTTCCGAGCGGCCGGCCGCCGGAGAACAAGCGGGTCCCGCAGGGACATCGACGCCTGCTGACCCGCCGTGACCGCGTCACGCTCGCCTTCATGGCGGGCGTGCCCACGGTCCTGCATGTGGCCCTCGTCTGGTTCACGGCCCTCGCCTCGATCGCGTTGGCCTTCACCACCTGGGACGGCATCGGCTTCGACTCGATCAAGTGGGTCGGCCTGGACAACTTCAAGGAGCTGTTCAGCACCAACCCCCAGTTCTGGCCGGCGGTCGAGCACAACATCGTCTGGTTCGTCGTACTGATCCTGATCCCGACCCCGCTGGGGCTGTTCCTGGCCGTGCAGCTGGACAAGAAGATCCGCTTCAGCCGCGTCTACCAGACGGCGTTCTTCCTGCCCGTCGTGATGTCGCTGGCCGTCATCGGCTTCGTCTGGCAGCTGGTCTACAACCCGGACACGGGTCTGATCAACAGCGTGATCGGCGCCAACAAGCCGGGCCACTACATCGACTGGATCGGCGACCCGGACCTCAACCTCTGGGCCGTCCTCGTCGCCGCGTCCTGGCGCCACGCCGGCTACATGATGATCCTCTACCTGGCCGGTCTGAAGGGCGTCGACCCCTCCCTGCGCGAGGCGTCCTCGCTCGACGGCGCCAACGAGTGGCAGACGTTCAAGAACGTCATCTTCCCGACCCTGCGCCCGACGAACACCATCGTCCTGGTCGTCACGATCATCGAGGCGCTGCGCGCCTTCGACCTGGTATGGGTCTTCAACGGCGGCGCCCAGGGCACCGAACTGCTCTCCATCCTGGTGACGGACAACATCGTCGGCGAGTCCAGCCGCATCGGATACGGCTCCGCGATCGCCGTCGTCCTGCTGCTGATCTCCCTCGTCGTGATCATTCCGTACCTGGTGTCCACCTTCCGGAAGGAGCGGCAAGCGTGA
- a CDS encoding ABC transporter substrate-binding protein yields MHESSLARPIPGPSRRTMLRGIGGAAALGAGIPLLSACGGSDTSADPKTVTLGSNASDAVPKKAFAEIYAAFKKQSGITVDVNTKDHNTFQEQINSYLQGTPDDVFHWFAGYRMQFFANKGLATPIDDVWKTIGGNFPDAMKKLSQGEDGKFYFVPLYTYPWALFYRKSVFKEKGYEVPTTWSDFIALCKQMKKDGLVPIAFGDKDAWPALGTFDQINFRTNGYDFHVELMAGKASWTDKRVRAAFDNWAEILPYHQDGAVGRTWQDAAQTLVSKKAGMYLLGTFVGQQFTDKADLDDLDFFAFPEIDPAYGQDTVEAPTDGYMLSKSPKNKSGAVKLLEFLGTPEAEQIYLKADPNVVAASTKADTSSYSPLQKKAYEMINGAKSLTQYMDRDSRPDFTSTVMQPALQKFIRDPKGVDSLLSSIERQKKTIFASS; encoded by the coding sequence ATGCACGAATCATCCCTTGCTCGGCCCATACCTGGCCCCAGCCGCCGCACCATGCTGCGCGGCATAGGCGGCGCCGCCGCGCTCGGCGCCGGCATTCCCCTGCTCAGCGCCTGTGGTGGCAGTGACACGTCTGCCGACCCGAAGACCGTCACTCTCGGCTCCAACGCCTCGGACGCGGTGCCGAAGAAGGCGTTCGCCGAGATCTACGCGGCCTTCAAGAAGCAGTCCGGGATCACGGTCGACGTGAACACCAAGGACCACAACACCTTCCAGGAGCAGATCAACTCCTACCTGCAGGGCACGCCGGACGACGTGTTCCACTGGTTCGCGGGCTACCGCATGCAGTTCTTCGCGAACAAGGGTCTGGCCACCCCGATCGACGACGTGTGGAAGACCATCGGGGGCAACTTCCCGGACGCGATGAAGAAGCTCAGCCAGGGCGAGGACGGCAAGTTCTACTTCGTGCCGCTGTACACGTACCCGTGGGCGCTCTTCTACCGCAAGAGCGTCTTCAAGGAGAAGGGCTACGAGGTCCCGACCACCTGGTCCGACTTCATCGCGCTGTGCAAGCAGATGAAGAAGGACGGCCTGGTGCCGATCGCGTTCGGTGACAAGGACGCCTGGCCCGCGCTGGGCACGTTCGACCAGATCAACTTCCGTACCAACGGCTACGACTTCCATGTGGAGCTGATGGCGGGCAAGGCCTCCTGGACCGACAAGCGGGTCCGTGCGGCCTTCGACAACTGGGCCGAGATCCTTCCCTACCACCAGGACGGCGCGGTCGGCCGTACGTGGCAGGACGCGGCGCAGACCCTGGTGTCGAAGAAGGCGGGCATGTACCTGCTGGGCACGTTCGTGGGCCAGCAGTTCACCGACAAGGCCGACCTGGACGACCTGGACTTCTTCGCCTTCCCGGAGATCGACCCGGCCTACGGCCAGGACACCGTCGAGGCCCCCACGGACGGCTACATGCTGAGCAAGTCCCCGAAGAACAAGTCGGGCGCGGTCAAGCTGCTGGAGTTCCTGGGCACGCCGGAGGCGGAGCAGATCTACCTCAAGGCCGACCCGAACGTGGTGGCCGCCTCGACCAAGGCCGACACCTCCTCGTACTCGCCGCTGCAGAAGAAGGCGTACGAGATGATCAACGGGGCGAAGAGCCTGACGCAGTACATGGACCGTGACAGCCGTCCGGACTTCACCTCCACGGTGATGCAGCCGGCGCTGCAGAAGTTCATCCGCGACCCCAAGGGCGTCGACAGCCTGCTCTCGTCGATCGAGCGCCAGAAGAAGACGATCTTCGCGTCCTCATGA
- a CDS encoding LacI family DNA-binding transcriptional regulator: MTPGVEHVAGSPAPRSADVAKLAGVSRKTVSRVLNNEPYVSDEARERVLAATEELGYRLNHAARALASGRTRSIGVVALGTAGYGTASLLMGIEQAVRNAGYALRVINTPDGAPKSIAGAVESLLEQGVDGLVVSEPIVEGDVALRIDVPVLFLGAPPAFTATRTLTVGVGAHPLARAATEHLLDLGHTTVHHLAGPRHWYATKDRIEGWRAALTERGAYEPPLLNGDWSAASGYAAGRALAADRSVTAVFAAGDEMAIGLIHALREAGRRVPDDISVVGFDGNPVFAYVSPPLTTVRQPFDAAAEEGIRLLVHAIEEPDTALPPASDPPVELVVRGSTAPPPPPPSGLARPAAT; encoded by the coding sequence ATGACACCAGGAGTCGAGCACGTCGCGGGCTCCCCCGCGCCGCGCAGTGCGGACGTGGCCAAGCTGGCCGGCGTCTCGCGCAAGACGGTCTCACGGGTCCTCAACAACGAGCCGTATGTCTCCGACGAGGCCCGCGAACGCGTGCTCGCCGCCACCGAGGAACTCGGCTACCGGCTGAACCACGCCGCCAGAGCGCTGGCCTCCGGACGCACCCGCTCCATCGGTGTGGTCGCCCTGGGAACCGCGGGCTACGGCACCGCTTCCCTGCTCATGGGCATCGAGCAGGCCGTACGGAACGCCGGTTACGCACTCCGCGTGATCAACACACCGGACGGCGCCCCGAAGAGCATCGCCGGTGCCGTGGAGTCACTCCTGGAACAGGGTGTGGACGGCCTGGTCGTGTCCGAGCCCATCGTGGAAGGAGACGTCGCACTCCGGATCGACGTGCCGGTCCTCTTCCTCGGCGCACCCCCCGCCTTCACCGCCACCCGGACACTGACCGTCGGCGTGGGCGCCCACCCCTTGGCGCGCGCCGCCACCGAGCACCTGTTGGACCTGGGACACACGACCGTCCATCACCTCGCCGGCCCCCGGCACTGGTACGCCACCAAGGACCGCATCGAGGGCTGGCGGGCGGCGCTGACGGAGCGCGGCGCCTACGAACCGCCGCTGCTGAACGGCGACTGGTCCGCGGCCTCCGGGTACGCCGCGGGCCGTGCGCTGGCCGCGGACCGGTCCGTGACGGCGGTGTTCGCCGCGGGCGACGAGATGGCCATCGGCCTGATCCACGCCCTGCGGGAAGCGGGACGTCGCGTACCGGATGACATCAGCGTCGTCGGCTTCGACGGCAACCCCGTCTTCGCCTATGTCTCCCCTCCCCTGACCACCGTCCGTCAGCCCTTCGACGCCGCGGCGGAGGAGGGCATCCGCCTCCTCGTGCACGCCATCGAGGAACCCGACACCGCCCTGCCCCCGGCGAGCGACCCACCCGTCGAACTCGTCGTCCGCGGCTCGACGGCACCTCCGCCGCCGCCCCCGTCGGGCCTGGCACGACCTGCTGCCACCTGA